The DNA window GATGTTCTTGGCGACAGCCGTCTGCTCTTCGGCGGCCTGGGCGATTTGCTGACTCATATCCACTATCTGCGAGATGCTGTTGACAATGTGCCCTAGCGCATCTGTGACCCGCCCAGACTGGGCAACGGTTTCTTCAGTTACTTTATGGCTGTTGGACATGGCCTTGACGGCGCCCTGGACGCCGGTCTGCAAGCGACCAATCATGCCTTCAATCTCTTCTGTGCTCTTGTGGGTACGCTGGGAGAGGGAGCGGACCTCGTCTGCGACCACAGCGAAACCGCGCCCCTGATCACCAGCGCGCGCGGCCTCAATCGCAGCGTTAAGCGCCAGAAGGTTAGTCTGCTCGGCAATTGCCTTGATTTCGACCAGCACCTGGCTGATGGCGTTACTGTCGACACTCACTCGGTCGATTGTCTCTGCGGCGCTGCGGATCTCATCGGCCAGCCGACTGATTGTCCGCACTGTTTCATCGACCACCTCTCTCCCCTGGTCAGCCTGATCATCCGCCTGCCGGGCCGAGTCAGACGCTTTTTGCGAACTTTCGGCGACTTCCTGGACAGCAGCAACCATCTGCTGCATGGCTTCCGATATCTCCCGTGTTTCGTGCTCCTGTTTGGACACGGCTTCGTTGTTGCTGTGGGCGCTGTCGTTGACGCGTTGCGCCTGCATATCAACCGCGCCGGATGTGCCGCTGACCGTCTTGATCAACTCGCGCATGCGTGCCGTCATATTGTTGAATTCGCCGGTCAGCGCGCCTAGTTCATCCCGATTGTCGAGATGTATGCTAACGGTGAGATCACCTGCCGCTACCTGACGGGCGGCCTGTGAAAAGTTCGAGATCGCCTGTTTCACCGAGACAAGAAAGCCGACGTAAACGTACACGACAACGGCCAGCACCAGCGCCAACAAGGCAAAGATCATGAAGCGCTTCTGCGCCTGAGCCGACAACCGGTCCTGGAGGTTGGTGCCGATACTACCGTAGAGGCTGTCACTCAGGTCGTAGAATGTATCGATGCGCTGACTGAGCTCGGCATCAAAATCGGCAGGTGGTGTGTCCAGGCGAAACGGCACAATAACGTTCTCGTCCAGATAGGCCTGGGCTGCGGGTAATGCCGCAGAAGCGGCCTCCAGCCTATCGGTGTGGCTGGCGGCAATAGTCGGTGCGCCGTCCAGAAGCACATCGACTGCGCCGCTGAAGGCCACATCGAGGCTGGCCAAACGGTCATACAGGCCATTCACTTCATCCGCCATACGCGAATCCATCTGCCCCTGGTCGAGCGCCCAGATGCCGTAGACGCGCGCCAGGCCAAGCGCTGCGGTAGCCTCGAACACGGCCTTGGTGCCAAGCTCAAGTGCCAGCTGATTCTCCCGGGACGGGTCCTGGCCCAAGCCGGACGTCTGCAGCAAAACCCGTGTCAGGGTGCGCCCCTTCTGGACCAACTGCGCGTAATATCTGAACTGCCCGTCCAGCGCCTGCTGATAGACATCTTCTGTGCGTATGACCTGCCATTCACTGCTGAGATCGGCTAACTGGGCCTGAAACTGTTCGGTACCGGTAAAGAGATTTGGTCTTGCCTGCAGGCTGCTCAACATCGACTCAATTTCGGCCGCCACTTCATCGCTACGAGGTGTCATTTCGCCCATTCCCAGCGTGGCCACGGTCCGGTAGTCGCGGTACTGCTCCAGCAGCTGGTTCAGCCGGGACACGTCTTTGAGCGCCTCGAGGCCATCATGGGCGCCCTCAATGCTCGCAATGGCCTGGTTGGTCTGGTGCACCACCAGATACCCCAGCCCAGCAATCGGGATCAGAAACAGAACACTGATCAGGCTGAATTTGGAGATAAGATTCAGCCGATTCATCAGCAACACTGCTGGAGAAAGGAGACGTTTCACGTGAACCCCAAGCGTTAGTCCGCACCACAGAAGAACCCTTCGACCGATACATCGAAGGCATGCATTGAACCCGTAACCCAGGTCAGCTATTCGATGAGTCTAGGTCAGGGTTCGGGTTTTAGAAAGAAATCACCCCCAACCTGAACGAAGTCGCAGTGCCTGCCAGATACTGGTCGTGGATCCGCTGCACTATTCGGATTCAGCGGGAGCGAGCACCGCCAGTTCTTTTAGATAGTGCTGCCATTCGAAGGCAGGGCCAGGATCGGTTTTACGGCCGGGAGCCACATGGCTGTGGCCGACAATACGACCTGCGGTGATTAACGGAAACAGCACCATGATCTGTCGGGTGACCGACGCCAGGCATGCGTATTGAGCGGCTGTATAGGGACTGTCATCGGTTCCTTCGAGCTCAATACCAATACCGTAGTCGTTGCATTCTTCGACGCCCTCAAAGGAGGACCGGCCAGCGTGCCAGGCGCGATCCAGCAATGAGACGAACTGAACCAGTTCGCCATCACGCCGGATATAGAGGTGCGATGAGACCTTCATGCCGATCAATTGCTGATAGTAAGGGTGAGCCGAACAGTCGAGCCTGTTGCAGAAGAACTGCTCAACTGCCTCTCCGGCAAATTCGCCGGGCGGAAGGGAGATGTTGTGAATAACCAGAAGCGAAATATCAGTCCCGGCCGGCCTGCTGTTGAAGTTGGGCGAGGGAACGGCACGCGCCTGGGTTAACCAGCCCCGCGGCCGGGCTTCGGTGTCCGACCAGAAGTCTGCAATGAAGTCTTCGGACATGCTGCTGCCTTAAGTCGTTCGTGTCGATACCTGACGCTGCTAACCGCATTCTGAAAACCACGCGCGACGGAAGCAAGTCAATCCTTGCGAAGGCTCCTTAGATTACCGATGACTGACTCAAGCGCCCGGTCAAACAGCAACCCATCGTCCAGCAGCACAAGATGCCCTGTGCAGAGGGCCGAAGCCACCTCTGGCAGCTTGTACTCGGCAACTTTGCTGCCATTGCGGTTGGCGAAGATGTACTTCCCGGTCACTTTGATTACCGCTGCCAGCTTGCAGCGCAGCTTGCGCTCGTCTTCTGTCCTGAGCTCGAGCCAGGAGCCAACTCCCAGGGACTCGGCCCGCTCGAACCACTCTGGACCCGCCTGGTGGGGCCCGTCCGTAACGGGGACTTGCGTATGTACTGCACTCTCAGATTCGTGCCGGGACGTTGGCGCTGTCTCCGCCGGCTGCGCCATTGCCTGAGATTCGGTTT is part of the Hydrocarboniclastica marina genome and encodes:
- the ampD gene encoding 1,6-anhydro-N-acetylmuramyl-L-alanine amidase AmpD is translated as MSEDFIADFWSDTEARPRGWLTQARAVPSPNFNSRPAGTDISLLVIHNISLPPGEFAGEAVEQFFCNRLDCSAHPYYQQLIGMKVSSHLYIRRDGELVQFVSLLDRAWHAGRSSFEGVEECNDYGIGIELEGTDDSPYTAAQYACLASVTRQIMVLFPLITAGRIVGHSHVAPGRKTDPGPAFEWQHYLKELAVLAPAESE
- a CDS encoding methyl-accepting chemotaxis protein, which encodes MNRLNLISKFSLISVLFLIPIAGLGYLVVHQTNQAIASIEGAHDGLEALKDVSRLNQLLEQYRDYRTVATLGMGEMTPRSDEVAAEIESMLSSLQARPNLFTGTEQFQAQLADLSSEWQVIRTEDVYQQALDGQFRYYAQLVQKGRTLTRVLLQTSGLGQDPSRENQLALELGTKAVFEATAALGLARVYGIWALDQGQMDSRMADEVNGLYDRLASLDVAFSGAVDVLLDGAPTIAASHTDRLEAASAALPAAQAYLDENVIVPFRLDTPPADFDAELSQRIDTFYDLSDSLYGSIGTNLQDRLSAQAQKRFMIFALLALVLAVVVYVYVGFLVSVKQAISNFSQAARQVAAGDLTVSIHLDNRDELGALTGEFNNMTARMRELIKTVSGTSGAVDMQAQRVNDSAHSNNEAVSKQEHETREISEAMQQMVAAVQEVAESSQKASDSARQADDQADQGREVVDETVRTISRLADEIRSAAETIDRVSVDSNAISQVLVEIKAIAEQTNLLALNAAIEAARAGDQGRGFAVVADEVRSLSQRTHKSTEEIEGMIGRLQTGVQGAVKAMSNSHKVTEETVAQSGRVTDALGHIVNSISQIVDMSQQIAQAAEEQTAVAKNISSNVERISDLSRETAGNADETLGASKELSGLTGSLQKVIETFRT